The following are from one region of the Pseudomonas putida genome:
- a CDS encoding LysR substrate-binding domain-containing protein, translated as MNRNDLRRVDMNLLVLFEALMIERNLTRVGEKLFITQPTVSAALARLRELFDDPLLIRNGRAMEPTPRAMQIFAELGPAMDVISAAISRAREFDPANSCNVFRLGLSDDAEFGLFPALLQALREEAPDISVVVRRANFLLMPGLLASGEISVGVSYTTDLPATAKRRKLRNIGVRVLRADDRPGPLTLDEYCARPHVMVSFSGDMSGNIDLDLARIGRCRKVVLAVPQFGSLRALLRNTELIATVPDYAACALADDGSLRADPAPFDITEAELSMVWSGAQDNDPAERWLRERILQFMATQ; from the coding sequence ATGAACCGCAACGACCTGCGCCGCGTCGACATGAACCTGCTGGTACTGTTCGAAGCCCTGATGATCGAACGCAACCTGACCCGGGTCGGCGAAAAGCTGTTCATCACCCAGCCCACCGTCAGCGCCGCCCTCGCTCGCCTGCGCGAACTGTTCGATGACCCGCTGCTGATCCGCAACGGCCGGGCCATGGAGCCTACGCCACGGGCCATGCAGATCTTCGCCGAACTGGGGCCGGCCATGGACGTGATTTCCGCCGCCATCAGTCGCGCCCGCGAGTTCGACCCGGCCAACAGCTGCAACGTGTTCCGCCTGGGCCTGTCGGACGATGCCGAGTTCGGCCTGTTCCCGGCCCTGTTACAGGCCCTGCGCGAAGAGGCCCCGGACATCAGTGTGGTGGTGCGCCGGGCCAACTTCCTGCTGATGCCGGGGCTGCTGGCCAGCGGCGAGATCTCGGTAGGCGTGAGCTACACCACAGACCTGCCGGCCACCGCCAAGCGCCGCAAGCTGCGCAACATCGGCGTGCGGGTGCTGCGCGCCGATGACCGCCCGGGCCCGTTGACCCTCGACGAATACTGCGCCCGCCCGCATGTGATGGTGTCGTTCTCCGGCGACATGAGCGGCAACATCGACCTTGACCTGGCGCGCATCGGCCGCTGCCGCAAGGTGGTGCTGGCGGTGCCGCAGTTCGGCAGCCTGCGCGCCCTGCTGCGCAACACCGAGCTGATCGCCACAGTGCCGGACTACGCTGCCTGCGCCCTGGCCGACGACGGTAGCCTGCGCGCCGACCCGGCGCCGTTCGACATTACCGAAGCCGAACTGTCGATGGTCTGGAGCGGCGCCCAGGACAACGACCCGGCCGAGCGCTGGCTGCGCGAACGCATCCTGCAGTTCATGGCTACGCAGTGA
- the katG gene encoding catalase/peroxidase HPI, with translation MSNESKCPFHQTAGGGTTNRDWWPDQLNLRILHQHSSKSDPMDPGFDYAKAFKSLDFQALKKDLTALMTDSQDWWPADFGHYGPLFIRMAWHSAGTYRIGDGRGGAGSGQQRFAPLNSWPDNVSLDKARRLLWPIKQKYGNKISWADLIVLTGNVALESMGFKTFGFSGGRADVWEPDEDVYWGSEKVWLGGDTRYGKAQPPGKGDLVAEPAKHPEEQGRTLEGERNLENPLAAVQMGLIYVNPEGPEGNPDPVASGKDIRDTFGRMAMNDEETVALIAGGHAFGKTHGAGPADNVGPEPEAAGLELQGLGWANKFGSGKGGDTITSGLEVTWTSTPTRWSNEYLNNLFNFDWELTKSPAGAHQWRPKEGKGAGTVPDAHDPAKRHAPSMLTSDLALRFDPIYEPIARRFKDNPDQLADAFARAWYKLIHRDMGPLARYLGPEMPNEELLWQDPLPKVDHPLVGEQDIAALKAKVLAAGLSVGELVATAWAAASTFRGSDKRGGANGGRLRLAPQKDWPANQGTGKVLAALEKIQAEFKAGGKKISLADLIVLAGSAAVEKAAKDAGHNVSVAFRPGRTDASQAQTDVESFAVLEPLADGFRNFTKARYSVKAEKLLLDKAQLLTLTAPEMTVLIGGLRVLGANHGGSQQGVFTDKVGTLSNDFFRNLLDMGVEWKPTSADNETFEGRDRKTGQVKWTASRVDLVFGSHAQLRALSEVYGSADGGDKFVRDFVAAWQKVMELDRFDLAQ, from the coding sequence ATGTCGAACGAATCGAAATGCCCGTTCCATCAAACCGCAGGTGGCGGCACCACCAACCGTGACTGGTGGCCTGACCAGCTCAACCTGAGAATTCTTCACCAGCACTCCTCCAAGTCCGACCCGATGGACCCGGGTTTCGACTATGCCAAGGCGTTCAAGAGCCTCGACTTCCAGGCCCTGAAGAAAGACCTGACCGCCTTGATGACCGACTCCCAGGACTGGTGGCCCGCCGACTTCGGCCACTACGGCCCGCTGTTCATCCGCATGGCCTGGCACAGCGCCGGGACCTACCGTATCGGCGATGGCCGGGGTGGTGCAGGCTCTGGCCAGCAGCGCTTCGCCCCGCTCAACAGCTGGCCGGACAACGTCAGCCTGGATAAGGCTCGGCGCCTGCTATGGCCGATCAAGCAGAAGTACGGCAACAAGATTTCCTGGGCCGACCTGATCGTGCTCACCGGCAACGTTGCCCTCGAATCCATGGGCTTCAAGACCTTCGGCTTCTCCGGCGGGCGTGCCGATGTGTGGGAGCCGGACGAGGATGTGTATTGGGGATCGGAAAAGGTCTGGCTGGGCGGTGACACCCGCTACGGCAAGGCCCAGCCGCCTGGCAAGGGCGACCTGGTGGCGGAGCCGGCCAAACACCCCGAGGAGCAGGGCCGTACCCTGGAGGGCGAGCGCAACCTGGAAAACCCCTTGGCCGCCGTGCAGATGGGCCTGATCTACGTGAATCCGGAAGGCCCGGAAGGTAACCCTGACCCGGTGGCCTCGGGCAAGGACATCCGTGACACCTTCGGCCGCATGGCGATGAACGATGAAGAAACCGTTGCCCTGATCGCCGGTGGCCACGCCTTTGGCAAGACCCACGGTGCCGGCCCTGCCGACAACGTCGGCCCGGAGCCGGAAGCTGCAGGCCTGGAGCTGCAGGGGTTGGGCTGGGCCAACAAGTTCGGCAGCGGCAAGGGTGGCGATACCATCACCAGCGGCCTGGAAGTGACCTGGACTTCCACCCCCACCCGGTGGAGCAACGAGTACCTCAACAACCTGTTCAACTTCGACTGGGAACTGACCAAGAGCCCGGCCGGTGCCCACCAGTGGCGGCCGAAGGAGGGCAAGGGGGCAGGCACCGTGCCGGATGCCCATGACCCGGCCAAGCGCCATGCGCCATCCATGCTCACCTCCGACCTGGCGTTGCGCTTCGACCCGATCTACGAGCCGATCGCCCGTCGTTTCAAGGACAACCCTGACCAGTTGGCGGACGCCTTCGCCCGCGCCTGGTACAAGCTGATTCATCGTGACATGGGCCCATTGGCGCGCTACCTGGGCCCGGAAATGCCCAACGAAGAGCTGCTGTGGCAAGACCCGCTGCCAAAAGTCGATCACCCGCTGGTGGGCGAGCAGGACATTGCCGCGCTCAAGGCCAAGGTGCTGGCGGCGGGCCTGAGCGTTGGCGAGCTGGTGGCCACTGCCTGGGCAGCGGCGTCGACCTTCCGCGGTTCGGACAAGCGTGGTGGCGCCAATGGTGGCCGCCTGCGCCTGGCGCCGCAGAAAGACTGGCCGGCGAACCAGGGCACAGGCAAAGTGCTGGCGGCACTCGAGAAGATCCAGGCCGAGTTCAAAGCCGGTGGCAAGAAAATCTCCCTGGCCGACCTGATCGTTCTGGCCGGTAGCGCCGCAGTGGAAAAGGCTGCCAAGGACGCCGGGCACAACGTCAGCGTGGCGTTCCGACCAGGGCGTACCGATGCCTCCCAGGCGCAGACCGACGTCGAGTCGTTCGCCGTGCTGGAGCCGCTGGCCGATGGTTTCCGCAACTTCACCAAGGCCCGCTACAGCGTCAAGGCCGAGAAGCTGCTACTGGACAAGGCCCAGTTGCTGACCCTGACCGCGCCGGAAATGACCGTGCTGATCGGCGGCCTGCGTGTGCTCGGCGCCAACCATGGCGGCAGCCAGCAGGGCGTGTTCACCGACAAGGTCGGTACCCTGAGCAACGACTTCTTCCGCAACCTGCTGGACATGGGCGTGGAGTGGAAGCCGACCTCGGCGGATAACGAAACCTTCGAAGGCCGCGACCGCAAGACCGGGCAGGTGAAGTGGACCGCTAGCCGGGTTGACCTGGTGTTCGGCTCCCATGCCCAGTTGCGGGCGTTGAGCGAGGTGTATGGCAGCGCTGATGGCGGTGACAAGTTCGTGCGCGACTTTGTGGCGGCCTGGCAAAAAGTGATGGAGCTTGACCGGTTTGATCTAGCCCAGTAA
- a CDS encoding fimbrial protein, producing MTIDKSSSIILQSCETPNIAVEMGEHNLSVFSRSGNSTQPKAFNIKLNNCPSGIQKVSYSLSATSGAPAVDGALGIIELNTSSTAKGIALQLLDGNQTPIQLDKTYVFNEYSTDGGNFSIPLSAKYIRTLPNGSADQFDEGMSAGSANSEVTFVMNYL from the coding sequence ATGACAATAGACAAAAGCTCATCCATCATACTTCAATCGTGCGAAACCCCAAATATTGCCGTTGAAATGGGCGAGCACAACCTTAGCGTATTTTCAAGAAGCGGAAATTCCACGCAACCCAAAGCGTTCAATATTAAATTAAATAACTGCCCGAGCGGAATTCAGAAAGTGAGCTATAGCTTATCTGCCACATCAGGTGCCCCTGCAGTGGACGGCGCACTCGGCATTATCGAATTAAACACAAGCTCAACAGCAAAAGGCATAGCACTGCAATTGCTTGACGGCAACCAGACCCCCATACAACTCGACAAAACGTATGTCTTCAATGAATATTCAACAGACGGCGGGAACTTCTCCATACCCCTGAGTGCCAAGTATATCCGTACCCTACCGAATGGTAGTGCTGACCAATTCGATGAGGGTATGAGCGCAGGCTCCGCCAACAGTGAAGTGACTTTTGTCATGAATTATTTATGA